The sequence CAACCCAGGTTTGGTTGAGCAGGTATTTATCAACGGCAAGCTTGCCTTCGAGAATGATGAAATCGTCCCAGCACTAGGCAAGGAAATGGGCTACGGCACTTATATACCGGCTCATTAGCCCTCGACTTTAAATGGACATAATAATGATAAAAATAATAAACAGACTCCTAGCTAGCCTCGCCCTGCTCAACTGCGGACTCGTATTCGCGGCCGAACAGCCCAACATAGTCGTTATCTTCGGTGACGATATCGGCTATGGCAACATCTCAGCCTACAATAATGGCATGCTGGGCTACCAGACGCCGAATATCGACAGCATAGCCAATGAGGGCGCCCTGCTGACCTCTTACTATGCCGAGCAATCCTGTACAGCTGGACGCTCGGTGTTTATCACAGGACAGATGCCGGTACGAACCGGACTGAGTAAGGTCGGCCTTCCCGGCGCGCCACAAGGTATTCAACCCCAAGACATCACCATGGCTCAGGCCCTGAAAGATCTCGGCTACGCCACCGGCCAATTTGGTAAAAACCACCTGGGAGATAGGGATACCATGTTGCCAACAGAACATGGATTCGATGAGTTTCTGGGCAACCTTTATCATCTTAACGCCGAAGAGGAACCCGAAAACCCGGATTATCCCAAGAGTGCGGCGTTTAAGCAGCGCTTCGGCCCCAGAGGTGTCATCAAGTCCACAGCCGATACCAGCCGAGAAAGCTCGGGACTGCTGTCATCTAAACAAGGGGCACGCGTCGAAGACACTGGCGCCTTAACCAGCAAGCGCATGGAGACCATAGACGATGAAACCTTAGACGCCGCCAATGACTTTATGACGCGAAAAGTTGCCGAAGAGAAACCCTTCTTCCTCTGGTACAACACCACCCGCATGCACAACTATACCCATGTTAGTAAGGAGCATTCCGGTGTCACAGGTCTAGGGGATTACGCCGACGGCATGGTGGAACATGATAATCACATAGGAAACCTACTGGACAAGCTTAAGCAGCTGGATATCGATGACAATACTATCGTCATCTA is a genomic window of Shewanella psychrophila containing:
- a CDS encoding arylsulfatase, producing MIKIINRLLASLALLNCGLVFAAEQPNIVVIFGDDIGYGNISAYNNGMLGYQTPNIDSIANEGALLTSYYAEQSCTAGRSVFITGQMPVRTGLSKVGLPGAPQGIQPQDITMAQALKDLGYATGQFGKNHLGDRDTMLPTEHGFDEFLGNLYHLNAEEEPENPDYPKSAAFKQRFGPRGVIKSTADTSRESSGLLSSKQGARVEDTGALTSKRMETIDDETLDAANDFMTRKVAEEKPFFLWYNTTRMHNYTHVSKEHSGVTGLGDYADGMVEHDNHIGNLLDKLKQLDIDDNTIVIYTTDNGPMNATWPDAATSPFRGEKATAWEGGFRVPALIKWPDHIKPGSKFNGIVSSADWFPTLVSIAGNNKIKKELLTGYKSSNGRSYRNHLDGYNQVDYLTKQSDKSARNSFFYWSDDGELLAMRDGRWKFHFKIQENKGIAVWTQAQTTLRVPKLFDLAVDPYEKGDQGFGYDNWWYKRAFLVIPAQIKVKQMMASFKDFPPRQVVGSFTVDIDMEDILKVSKQGKQ